One genomic window of Desmospora activa DSM 45169 includes the following:
- a CDS encoding ANTAR domain-containing response regulator has translation MKSILLVSDKQNVDKRPSPSPAPDGAKPLADTDAILPLYQRIHRAGYQVKTTTPACVKKDLNGMDAIVWIVPFNRLMDCQKQVSVRRKIPQLWHCDGSAPDKRGMEPLEHLDGILYDKMDENQLRWALQYSILHHQHRDGYHHLKRKLEERKWIDQAKWILLDAKQLSEGEAYQMIRKQAMDERKSMVAISREIIKVHRLLHRTRPRGDL, from the coding sequence ATGAAGTCTATCCTGTTGGTTTCAGATAAGCAAAACGTCGACAAACGACCTTCCCCATCACCGGCACCGGATGGTGCGAAGCCTCTGGCGGACACCGATGCCATTTTGCCCTTGTACCAACGTATCCACCGTGCGGGATACCAAGTAAAAACGACGACTCCTGCATGCGTAAAAAAAGATCTCAACGGCATGGATGCCATTGTATGGATAGTACCATTTAACCGTTTAATGGATTGTCAAAAACAAGTGTCCGTCAGAAGAAAAATTCCACAACTGTGGCATTGTGACGGCAGCGCTCCAGATAAGCGTGGAATGGAGCCGCTGGAACATCTGGATGGAATCTTGTACGATAAAATGGATGAAAACCAACTGCGATGGGCGTTACAATATAGTATCCTGCACCACCAGCATCGAGACGGGTACCATCATTTAAAACGGAAGCTGGAGGAACGCAAATGGATCGATCAAGCCAAATGGATTCTGCTTGACGCCAAACAGCTGTCTGAAGGAGAAGCCTATCAAATGATCCGCAAACAAGCGATGGATGAACGTAAATCCATGGTTGCGATCTCCCGTGAAATTATTAAGGTTCATCGTCTATTGCACCGCACCCGCCCAAGAGGTGATTTATGA
- a CDS encoding MFS transporter, whose product MAHLRKFLKVGHWPSLLSSFLYFDISFMIWVMLGALSVYVSADLGLTEAQKGLMVAIPILGGSVFRIFLGILTDRIGAKKTGIMGMMLTMVPLFLLWVSGTTLPEVYAYGFLLGIAGASFAASLPLASRWYPPQYQGLAMGIAGAGNSGTLLATLFAPRLAEFFGSWHAVFGIAMIPMGVVLLVHWWMAKEPPEQSAPKQWSDYLGVLKMKDAWLFCFFYSITFGGFVGLTSFLPQFFNGQYGLAPVQAGDFVTLCVLAGSALRPVGGWIADRVGGVRMLQVLFLIIAVLFGAVSLLLPFGLQLILLFLVMGALGMGNGAVFQLVPQRFSKEIGLMTGIVGAAGGLGGFFLPSLLGALKQATGTFASGFLVITCLVAVAFVVMWMIGREWKRQMAVKEQVAG is encoded by the coding sequence ATGGCTCATTTGCGCAAATTTTTAAAAGTAGGGCACTGGCCAAGTTTGCTTTCTTCTTTTCTCTATTTTGATATCAGCTTTATGATCTGGGTAATGTTAGGGGCCTTATCGGTCTATGTTTCCGCCGATCTGGGTTTAACGGAAGCGCAAAAGGGGCTGATGGTGGCGATTCCCATTTTGGGGGGATCGGTATTCCGGATTTTCCTTGGGATATTGACCGACCGGATCGGCGCCAAAAAGACCGGCATCATGGGCATGATGCTTACGATGGTACCCTTATTTTTGTTGTGGGTATCGGGTACGACTTTGCCGGAAGTTTATGCTTATGGATTCTTATTGGGGATCGCAGGAGCTAGCTTTGCCGCTTCGCTGCCTTTAGCCAGCCGCTGGTATCCGCCGCAGTATCAAGGATTGGCGATGGGAATCGCCGGGGCGGGGAACAGCGGTACCCTGTTGGCGACGCTGTTTGCCCCGCGTTTAGCGGAGTTTTTCGGCAGTTGGCATGCGGTGTTCGGTATTGCGATGATTCCGATGGGCGTGGTGTTGTTGGTACACTGGTGGATGGCAAAAGAACCCCCGGAGCAGAGCGCTCCCAAACAATGGTCCGATTATCTGGGGGTTCTAAAGATGAAAGATGCGTGGTTGTTCTGTTTCTTCTACAGCATCACCTTTGGCGGCTTTGTAGGGTTAACCAGTTTTTTGCCGCAATTTTTCAACGGCCAATACGGATTGGCACCAGTGCAGGCAGGTGACTTTGTCACTTTGTGCGTATTGGCGGGAAGCGCGTTGCGACCCGTCGGTGGCTGGATTGCCGACCGCGTTGGCGGTGTGAGGATGTTGCAAGTATTGTTTTTGATTATTGCGGTCCTCTTTGGAGCGGTTTCGCTGTTGTTGCCCTTCGGGTTACAACTGATCCTGCTGTTTTTGGTGATGGGTGCCCTGGGAATGGGCAATGGAGCAGTGTTTCAATTGGTTCCGCAACGATTTAGCAAAGAAATTGGCTTAATGACCGGTATCGTGGGAGCGGCTGGTGGTCTGGGTGGTTTTTTTCTTCCGTCACTGCTGGGGGCGTTAAAGCAAGCGACGGGTACTTTTGCCTCTGGTTTTCTCGTCATTACCTGCCTGGTGGCGGTTGCGTTTGTGGTGATGTGGATGATTGGGCGGGAGTGGAAGCGGCAAATGGCGGTCAAGGAACAAGTAGCGGGGTGA
- the nasC gene encoding assimilatory nitrate reductase catalytic subunit NasC: protein MSDFLGHFRDQEQKHTKERIYPTQCPYCSMQCTMRLVEEKTPYTTRWKAAPNKDDPVVQGRMCVKGVEAHVHTLDHERLTQPLLRQNGRWVMISWEEALEWFQRRVKETQERYGKDAVGVYGGGSLTNEEAYLLGKFARVALQTRYIDYNGRFCMSSAATAANQALGVDRGLTNPLSDIPAADCIILAGANIAECQPTMMPYFRKAKGNGATLIAIDPRETATTKLADIHLRIRPGTDAALVNGMLKVILEEGYVNEPFLKQHTTGWPQLKTWIESVSTDEVAGITGIPRDTIVAAARSYGQAATGMVFTARGVEQHAHGVKNVRNFLNLVLVTGKIGRCGSGYGAVTGQGNGQGGREHGQKADQLPGYRLINNPQHRREIAQVWGIEEHELPQAGVSAYEMFQRVWEREIRGMVILSSNPVVSNPNATMVEEALDRLDFLVAIDLFLSETAERADLVLPGSAYLEDEGTMTNLEGRVIRRQAVRSLPGEAKLDWQILAQMAQVLGKGEYFSFSSAQEIFTELRQASRGGIADYSGISYERIEREGGVFWPCSDENSPGTARLFEDHRFWHPDGRAKLIPVPHLEPPEPVCDTYPLTLTTGRYMAHYLTGVQTRRTPALLKKAPEPLLSIHPETAKRWNVEDGQQVQVHSRRGSIEMKVEITTKIREDIVFAPMHWGGENGINRLTLPELDPESRMPAFKTCAVRLEPVIATLPTEGKERSDIDGKAQKVGVGR, encoded by the coding sequence ATGAGCGATTTCTTGGGACACTTCCGTGATCAGGAACAAAAACATACGAAAGAGCGAATCTACCCCACCCAGTGTCCCTATTGCAGCATGCAATGCACCATGCGATTGGTGGAGGAGAAAACGCCGTATACCACTCGTTGGAAAGCGGCCCCGAACAAGGACGATCCCGTCGTACAAGGGCGCATGTGTGTCAAAGGAGTGGAAGCCCATGTTCACACCTTGGACCATGAGCGACTGACACAACCGCTGCTGCGCCAAAACGGGCGATGGGTGATGATTTCCTGGGAAGAAGCGCTGGAATGGTTTCAGCGTCGCGTCAAAGAAACACAGGAACGTTACGGTAAAGACGCCGTCGGGGTATACGGGGGTGGTTCCCTCACCAATGAAGAGGCATATCTGTTGGGCAAATTCGCCCGAGTAGCCTTGCAGACCCGCTATATCGATTACAATGGCCGTTTCTGTATGTCTTCTGCGGCGACCGCGGCTAATCAAGCATTGGGAGTGGACCGGGGGCTGACCAACCCGCTGTCGGATATTCCCGCTGCCGACTGCATCATTTTAGCTGGAGCCAATATCGCCGAATGCCAACCGACGATGATGCCTTATTTTCGCAAGGCCAAAGGAAACGGTGCGACACTGATCGCCATCGACCCCCGGGAGACGGCTACAACCAAACTGGCGGATATCCATCTCCGTATTCGTCCGGGTACCGATGCCGCCCTGGTTAACGGGATGTTGAAGGTGATTCTGGAAGAAGGGTATGTGAATGAACCGTTTCTCAAGCAACATACCACCGGTTGGCCGCAGTTAAAAACATGGATTGAGTCGGTATCAACGGATGAAGTAGCAGGGATAACGGGAATCCCCCGGGATACGATCGTTGCGGCCGCTCGGTCCTATGGGCAGGCAGCTACAGGTATGGTGTTTACCGCCAGAGGGGTAGAGCAGCACGCCCACGGGGTAAAAAATGTGCGCAACTTCCTCAATCTAGTGCTGGTGACAGGAAAAATCGGCCGTTGTGGATCGGGCTACGGCGCGGTGACTGGACAGGGCAATGGTCAAGGGGGGCGGGAACACGGGCAGAAAGCGGATCAGCTTCCCGGCTATCGGCTGATCAACAATCCACAACATCGACGCGAGATCGCTCAGGTGTGGGGGATCGAGGAACACGAGCTGCCACAGGCGGGGGTTTCCGCTTATGAGATGTTCCAACGGGTATGGGAGCGGGAGATCCGGGGGATGGTGATCCTCTCCTCCAATCCGGTGGTATCCAATCCCAATGCCACAATGGTGGAGGAAGCGTTGGATCGGTTGGATTTTTTGGTGGCGATCGATTTGTTTTTGTCTGAAACCGCTGAACGTGCAGATTTGGTTTTACCCGGCTCCGCCTATTTGGAGGACGAAGGGACGATGACCAATCTGGAGGGGCGGGTGATACGGCGTCAGGCGGTGCGATCTCTTCCCGGTGAAGCGAAGCTGGATTGGCAAATCCTCGCGCAGATGGCCCAGGTATTGGGGAAAGGAGAGTATTTTTCCTTCTCCTCGGCCCAGGAGATTTTTACGGAGTTGCGACAAGCGAGTCGAGGGGGGATCGCCGACTATTCCGGTATCTCCTATGAGCGAATCGAGCGGGAGGGTGGCGTGTTCTGGCCCTGTTCCGATGAAAACAGCCCAGGAACGGCGCGGTTGTTTGAAGATCACCGTTTTTGGCATCCTGACGGACGTGCAAAATTGATCCCGGTCCCGCATCTGGAGCCGCCTGAGCCCGTCTGTGATACCTATCCCCTTACTTTAACGACAGGCCGTTACATGGCTCACTACCTGACGGGAGTGCAAACCCGAAGAACACCGGCATTGCTAAAAAAAGCGCCGGAACCGCTGTTATCGATCCATCCGGAGACAGCGAAACGGTGGAATGTGGAAGATGGTCAACAGGTGCAGGTCCATTCGCGACGAGGATCGATTGAGATGAAGGTGGAGATTACCACCAAAATCCGGGAGGATATCGTATTTGCCCCGATGCATTGGGGCGGGGAAAATGGTATCAATCGCTTGACGTTACCGGAGTTGGATCCGGAAAGCCGTATGCCTGCATTTAAAACCTGTGCGGTTCGACTGGAACCAGTTATCGCAACACTTCCGACTGAAGGAAAAGAAAGGAGCGATATTGATGGCAAAGCGCAAAAAGTTGGTGTTGGTCGGTAA